From Denitrovibrio acetiphilus DSM 12809, the proteins below share one genomic window:
- the recR gene encoding recombination mediator RecR produces MKNRIFERCVGELSRLPGIGRKTAARLALHILKADSEQVKSLAESLVELKEKTVFCKICGNMSETEVCHICTDGYRNRSQICVVEEAKDIYVLEATGFFRGLYHVLGGRISPLDGIGPEDLHIEELLKRAKAEDVSEIILATNPDIEGETTAIYLSKLLKKQNLKVTKIASGVPIGTNLEYTDEITLLKAMEQRKDF; encoded by the coding sequence ATGAAAAACAGGATCTTTGAGCGCTGCGTTGGCGAGCTCTCAAGGCTCCCCGGTATAGGCAGAAAGACCGCCGCAAGGCTTGCCCTGCATATACTGAAAGCTGACAGCGAACAGGTGAAATCCCTCGCAGAAAGCCTTGTGGAGCTTAAGGAGAAGACCGTCTTCTGTAAAATATGCGGAAATATGTCCGAGACAGAAGTCTGCCATATATGCACTGACGGCTACCGTAACAGGAGCCAGATATGCGTTGTGGAAGAGGCGAAGGATATCTATGTGCTGGAAGCAACAGGCTTCTTCAGAGGGCTTTATCACGTCCTCGGTGGGCGCATATCCCCCCTCGACGGCATAGGACCGGAAGACCTTCACATTGAAGAACTGCTGAAAAGAGCAAAAGCTGAAGATGTTTCTGAGATTATACTCGCTACCAACCCCGACATCGAAGGGGAAACCACAGCCATATACCTCTCAAAACTACTCAAAAAACAGAACCTGAAAGTGACCAAAATAGCCAGCGGAGTGCCGATAGGTACAAATCTGGAATACACCGACGAGATAACATTGCTTAAAGCGATGGAACAGAGAAAAGATTTTTAA
- the tmk gene encoding dTMP kinase — MKDYNLFIAVDGIDGCGKSTLSAGMAEKLDKLGRNVKLTREPGGTDAGLLIRQLLVSKKYDLEPQSELMLYCADRLEHQTKLVIPVLEKGFDVISDRFVSSTYAYQIFGRGLDKDLLDYLTGYSIRRMPDITFIIEIDPETALERAMSRLVRDKKVDEEGKFEALGLEFFKKVADGFDWYAGKFENVWRINGAQSPQAVLNDVMHILDNFV; from the coding sequence TTGAAAGACTATAACCTTTTCATAGCGGTTGACGGCATTGACGGCTGCGGTAAATCCACTCTCTCAGCAGGAATGGCGGAGAAGCTGGATAAGCTGGGGCGGAATGTCAAGCTGACAAGGGAGCCCGGCGGAACAGATGCAGGTCTCCTTATACGCCAGTTGCTGGTTAGCAAAAAGTACGATCTGGAGCCGCAGTCAGAGCTCATGCTTTACTGTGCGGACAGACTCGAGCACCAGACTAAGCTGGTTATCCCTGTGCTTGAAAAAGGTTTTGATGTTATCTCGGACAGATTTGTGTCTTCAACTTATGCATATCAGATATTCGGAAGAGGTCTGGACAAGGATCTGCTTGACTATCTCACAGGATACAGCATCAGGCGGATGCCTGATATAACGTTTATAATAGAAATAGACCCTGAGACTGCTCTGGAAAGAGCGATGAGCAGGCTGGTGCGCGATAAAAAAGTTGACGAAGAAGGGAAATTCGAAGCGCTGGGGCTGGAATTCTTTAAAAAAGTTGCAGACGGTTTTGACTGGTATGCAGGTAAATTTGAGAATGTATGGCGGATTAACGGAGCACAGTCTCCACAGGCTGTTCTGAATGATGTTATGCATATTCTGGATAATTTCGTATGA
- a CDS encoding YbaB/EbfC family nucleoid-associated protein, translating to MNIQQMMKQAQKMQKKMEEVQEEASKEIVEATSGGGMVTVQVSGKQEIVSIKIEKDVVDPEDVDMLQDLVLAAVNEGLKKSQEVVQEKMSAVTGGMGLNIPGLF from the coding sequence ATGAACATTCAACAAATGATGAAACAAGCTCAGAAGATGCAGAAAAAGATGGAGGAAGTTCAGGAGGAGGCTTCAAAAGAGATAGTCGAAGCAACTTCCGGAGGCGGTATGGTTACCGTTCAGGTCAGCGGCAAACAGGAAATTGTCAGCATCAAAATTGAAAAAGATGTTGTTGACCCTGAGGACGTTGATATGCTTCAGGATCTTGTCCTCGCTGCTGTTAACGAAGGGCTTAAGAAATCTCAGGAAGTGGTTCAGGAAAAGATGTCCGCTGTCACAGGCGGCATGGGTCTGAACATCCCCGGACTGTTCTAA
- a CDS encoding MOSC domain-containing protein: protein MSKIQSLNISETKGVQKTPVESVKLVNDFGIEGDAHAGKWHRQVSLLATESIQKMKDQGLDVDSGDFAENITTEGIELTSISVGDVVTVNGVDLIISQLGKTCHHRCAVFYAAGDCVMPREGIFAVVRGNDKISVGDEVTLTRKTGFSVAVITLSDKGSKGERVDETGPAVVKLLEDNLNVAFTRTEILADEQAKLEETLKYYADLQKYDLVVTNGSTGVSPRDIAPDATLNVIDKRIPGFEEAMRAESMKVTDRAMISRAVVGARKNTMIVNVPGSPKGAIENLQVILKTIPHCIEKLQGSKEDCAR from the coding sequence ATGAGTAAGATTCAAAGCCTTAATATCAGCGAGACAAAAGGTGTTCAGAAGACCCCTGTTGAGTCCGTTAAGCTGGTAAATGATTTCGGTATCGAAGGGGATGCGCATGCAGGGAAGTGGCACAGGCAGGTGAGTCTGCTTGCTACAGAAAGTATACAGAAGATGAAAGATCAGGGTCTTGATGTCGACAGTGGGGATTTCGCTGAAAACATCACTACTGAAGGGATCGAACTTACATCTATAAGTGTTGGCGACGTCGTCACTGTTAACGGCGTTGACCTTATAATTAGTCAGCTTGGGAAAACATGTCACCACAGATGTGCGGTTTTTTATGCTGCGGGTGATTGTGTTATGCCGAGAGAAGGGATTTTTGCTGTTGTTCGCGGTAATGATAAGATATCTGTTGGCGATGAAGTGACACTGACCAGAAAGACAGGCTTTTCTGTTGCTGTCATTACCCTCAGCGATAAAGGGAGCAAAGGGGAACGTGTTGACGAGACAGGACCTGCTGTTGTGAAGCTCCTTGAAGACAATCTCAATGTTGCATTCACCAGAACAGAGATTCTGGCGGATGAACAGGCAAAACTTGAAGAAACTCTTAAATATTATGCTGATCTGCAGAAGTATGATCTGGTTGTGACTAACGGCTCCACTGGTGTTTCACCAAGGGATATAGCTCCGGATGCAACCTTGAACGTGATAGATAAACGCATACCCGGTTTCGAAGAAGCTATGCGTGCTGAAAGCATGAAGGTTACTGACAGGGCTATGATAAGCCGTGCTGTTGTGGGAGCCAGAAAGAACACTATGATAGTCAACGTCCCTGGCAGCCCTAAAGGTGCAATTGAGAACCTTCAGGTTATTCTGAAAACAATACCCCATTGTATAGAAAAACTGCAAGGGAGCAAAGAGGACTGCGCACGTTGA
- a CDS encoding heavy-metal-associated domain-containing protein, with protein MKEKVFNVDGMSCNHCVMAVKEAVEDMEGVSGCDVNLEQGTAKVTFSEDVIESDIVEAIEEEGFKVS; from the coding sequence ATGAAAGAGAAAGTTTTTAACGTTGACGGCATGTCATGTAACCACTGTGTAATGGCTGTTAAAGAAGCTGTGGAAGACATGGAGGGCGTGTCAGGCTGTGATGTTAATCTCGAACAGGGTACAGCGAAAGTTACATTTTCCGAAGATGTTATAGAAAGCGACATCGTGGAAGCAATAGAAGAAGAGGGATTTAAAGTTTCATGA
- a CDS encoding Rne/Rng family ribonuclease has protein sequence MSKEIIVNSTLNEVRVAILENGNPAEIYVERAHSKNVAGNIYKGRVIKVLPGIQSAFVDVGLPKAAFLPAADVYVENGERVSFLENNIDSERTVTDIDQMTEDEQKNIPPIEDMLKEGQEIVVQVAKEAIGQKGARLTTHLTVPGRYIVLMPGYEHVGVSRKIEDEQERDRLRDVLKAIKSPNMGLIARTVTAGHDEEELRADVDYLSRLWSKIKDKMSGKSPCLIYEDHGLVFRILRDAATSDVSRIVIDNKAEFLKIKSFLREFLPDMNMEVSLFTNDIPIFDYYNIEIEIGRILDKKVWLKSGGYIIIDQAEALTVVDVNTGKFVGKRNFEDTILKTNLEASKEIAWQLKLRNIGGIIIVDFIDMAKEENQQKVMKALEHEMKSDRAKASVVNISPLGLVEITRKRVQESLSRVLSEACPYCEGRGLVKSKLTICYDILREVRRIAPFFRNRRIVIEAHPDVVDIILDDEKGSLGEIELMMSVNVEVNANHTLHIHDYEVTPLD, from the coding sequence ATGTCAAAAGAAATAATAGTCAATTCGACTTTAAACGAAGTACGGGTAGCCATACTTGAAAACGGCAATCCGGCAGAAATATATGTTGAGCGTGCACACAGTAAAAACGTTGCAGGGAATATCTATAAAGGACGTGTGATAAAGGTTTTACCCGGAATCCAGTCAGCTTTTGTTGATGTTGGTCTGCCAAAGGCGGCTTTTCTGCCCGCTGCCGATGTATATGTGGAAAACGGAGAGCGTGTCAGCTTTCTAGAAAACAACATCGACAGCGAAAGAACAGTCACGGACATTGACCAGATGACCGAAGACGAACAGAAAAATATCCCACCCATCGAAGACATGCTTAAAGAAGGGCAGGAGATAGTTGTACAGGTCGCCAAAGAAGCGATAGGTCAGAAGGGTGCAAGGCTCACAACACACCTTACAGTCCCGGGCAGGTATATAGTCCTGATGCCCGGATATGAACACGTCGGAGTCTCCAGAAAGATAGAAGACGAACAGGAACGTGACCGTCTGCGTGACGTGCTGAAGGCTATTAAATCCCCTAATATGGGGCTGATAGCAAGAACTGTAACAGCCGGACACGACGAGGAAGAACTCCGTGCGGATGTGGATTACCTTTCACGCCTGTGGAGCAAAATAAAAGACAAGATGTCAGGTAAATCACCATGCCTTATTTACGAGGATCACGGACTTGTTTTCCGTATACTTCGTGACGCGGCAACGTCTGACGTCAGCCGTATAGTAATAGACAACAAAGCTGAATTTCTAAAAATCAAATCCTTTCTCCGTGAGTTTCTTCCGGATATGAATATGGAAGTCAGCCTGTTTACAAACGATATCCCGATATTCGACTACTACAACATAGAGATAGAGATCGGACGCATTCTGGACAAAAAAGTCTGGCTGAAATCCGGCGGATACATAATCATTGATCAGGCAGAAGCACTAACTGTAGTTGACGTAAACACCGGAAAATTTGTCGGGAAGAGGAATTTCGAAGACACTATTCTGAAAACCAACCTTGAAGCGTCAAAAGAGATAGCCTGGCAGCTTAAGCTTAGAAATATCGGCGGGATAATCATCGTTGACTTCATAGATATGGCAAAAGAAGAAAACCAGCAGAAAGTAATGAAGGCTCTGGAACATGAGATGAAATCCGACCGTGCTAAAGCGTCTGTGGTGAATATATCACCTCTCGGACTGGTGGAGATCACACGTAAACGTGTTCAGGAGAGCCTGAGCCGTGTCCTTTCGGAAGCTTGCCCCTACTGCGAAGGGCGAGGACTGGTTAAGAGCAAACTGACCATATGTTACGACATCCTCAGAGAAGTCAGACGCATTGCTCCCTTCTTCCGCAACAGAAGGATCGTCATAGAGGCTCACCCTGATGTTGTTGACATTATCCTCGACGACGAAAAGGGCAGTCTCGGCGAGATAGAGCTTATGATGAGCGTAAATGTTGAGGTTAACGCCAACCACACACTGCACATACACGACTATGAAGTTACCCCCCTCGACTAG
- a CDS encoding RlmE family RNA methyltransferase, translating to MYNRKDAFYKKAKLEGFKSRAAYKLIELNKKHALFRSGDAVLDVGCAPGGWIQVVLQQKKCTVVGVDLLEVLNLTDTRFTFIQGDITEQETVDKVLDACDGYDCVISDAAPNTSGSKLLDHVNSVDLVRLIFYFAKTVLKKGGNFACKVFEGEDRDALVKEIKKDFDFCKMLRPEATRKNSFEMYIVFKGFKGNNEQ from the coding sequence ATGTATAACCGTAAGGACGCTTTCTATAAAAAAGCGAAACTGGAGGGGTTCAAATCCAGAGCTGCCTACAAGCTCATAGAACTCAATAAGAAACACGCCCTGTTCAGAAGCGGCGATGCCGTTCTGGATGTAGGCTGTGCACCGGGTGGCTGGATTCAGGTTGTTCTTCAGCAAAAGAAATGTACCGTTGTCGGTGTTGACCTGCTGGAAGTGCTGAACCTTACAGACACACGTTTCACATTTATTCAGGGTGATATAACAGAACAGGAAACAGTAGACAAGGTTCTTGATGCCTGCGACGGCTACGACTGCGTGATCTCAGACGCCGCCCCCAACACTTCCGGTTCTAAACTGCTCGACCACGTAAACTCTGTTGACCTTGTCAGGCTGATATTCTATTTTGCCAAGACAGTTCTGAAAAAAGGGGGCAACTTCGCCTGCAAAGTTTTTGAAGGTGAAGATAGAGATGCTCTCGTGAAAGAGATTAAAAAAGATTTTGACTTCTGCAAAATGCTCCGCCCAGAGGCGACACGTAAGAACTCTTTTGAAATGTATATAGTTTTCAAAGGATTTAAAGGAAACAATGAACAGTAA
- a CDS encoding PSP1 domain-containing protein: MKKVNATGVAFKPAGKIYDFLSCGVESKFGDKVIVETEKGEDIANVIYSDREIEVEPKAEMKNVIRLATEEDLANKEKNSLEEPDAFKKCKEFVVEHKLDMKLLKAEYTLDRSKLTFFFTADGRIDFRALVRDLARVFRTRIEMRQVGVRDATKMIGGFGLCGKEFCCSTFLRKFDNISIKMAKDQNLILNPTKISGVCGRLMCCLMYEKDVYEGGELPCGHCPREQYTDDENIRLEDLVDDNSGGEI; the protein is encoded by the coding sequence GTGAAAAAAGTTAATGCTACGGGAGTAGCTTTCAAGCCTGCGGGCAAGATATATGACTTCCTCTCATGCGGAGTGGAGTCAAAATTTGGCGATAAGGTTATAGTTGAAACGGAGAAAGGGGAAGACATCGCAAATGTTATCTACTCCGACCGTGAAATAGAAGTTGAGCCGAAAGCGGAGATGAAAAACGTTATAAGGCTTGCTACTGAAGAAGACCTTGCGAATAAAGAAAAGAATAGTCTGGAAGAGCCGGATGCATTCAAAAAATGTAAAGAATTTGTTGTCGAGCATAAGCTTGATATGAAGCTTCTTAAAGCTGAATATACTCTTGACCGCAGCAAGCTTACATTCTTTTTCACTGCTGACGGACGCATTGACTTCAGAGCCCTTGTGCGTGATCTCGCCAGAGTTTTCCGCACACGCATAGAGATGCGTCAGGTCGGTGTTCGTGATGCAACGAAAATGATAGGCGGGTTCGGGCTTTGCGGAAAAGAATTTTGTTGTTCGACTTTCCTGAGAAAGTTTGACAACATATCTATAAAAATGGCAAAAGATCAGAACCTTATACTCAACCCTACAAAAATTTCGGGGGTTTGCGGCAGGCTGATGTGCTGTCTGATGTATGAGAAAGATGTTTACGAAGGCGGCGAACTGCCGTGCGGACATTGCCCGAGAGAACAGTATACCGACGATGAAAATATAAGACTTGAAGACCTTGTTGATGATAATTCCGGAGGCGAGATATGA
- the cysK gene encoding cysteine synthase A, translating to MKIFENNSLTIGETPLVRLNSIQGKYKNNIFAKVEGRNPAYSVKCRVAAGIIKQGIESGKLKEGMTIIEATSGNTGIGLSYAGAALGFKVAIIMPDTMTMERRMMMQAFGTELILTDGKLGMKGAVALADEMVAKEPEKYFLANQFRNPANPLIHEATTGPEIFRDTDGKVDVFVSGVGTGGTITGVSRYLKNEKGLNILTVAAEPVKSPVISQFIEKQPLQPGPHTIQGIGAGFIPETLDVSLIDDVEQIDDENAKEYARRLAREEGIISGVSSGAAVCAAIQAIEKYKLEGKNIVVILPDSGERYLSSGLFQV from the coding sequence ATGAAAATTTTTGAAAACAACTCGCTGACTATCGGCGAAACTCCCCTTGTACGCCTTAACAGCATACAGGGGAAATATAAAAACAATATCTTTGCGAAGGTAGAAGGTCGTAACCCAGCTTATTCTGTAAAATGCAGGGTTGCCGCAGGCATTATTAAACAAGGCATCGAGTCTGGAAAACTCAAAGAAGGGATGACTATCATCGAGGCAACCAGCGGAAATACAGGCATAGGCTTGTCATACGCAGGAGCCGCCCTCGGGTTTAAAGTTGCCATCATTATGCCCGACACAATGACAATGGAACGAAGAATGATGATGCAGGCATTCGGCACAGAACTGATACTGACAGACGGCAAACTCGGCATGAAAGGTGCTGTAGCTCTTGCTGATGAAATGGTTGCGAAAGAACCTGAAAAATACTTTCTCGCGAACCAGTTCCGTAATCCTGCCAACCCGCTGATACATGAAGCAACAACAGGTCCTGAAATATTCAGAGACACTGACGGTAAAGTCGATGTATTCGTGTCCGGCGTGGGGACAGGCGGTACTATCACTGGTGTGAGCAGGTATCTCAAAAATGAAAAAGGGCTGAATATACTTACAGTCGCAGCAGAGCCTGTTAAAAGCCCTGTTATAAGTCAGTTTATCGAAAAACAGCCTCTACAGCCCGGTCCTCACACCATTCAGGGTATAGGAGCAGGCTTCATCCCTGAAACACTTGACGTTTCGCTTATAGACGATGTGGAGCAGATAGATGATGAAAACGCAAAAGAGTACGCAAGAAGACTCGCCCGTGAGGAAGGGATCATATCCGGTGTTTCCTCAGGCGCTGCTGTGTGTGCTGCAATTCAGGCTATTGAAAAATATAAACTGGAAGGGAAAAATATCGTTGTGATACTTCCGGACAGTGGCGAGAGATATCTCTCCTCCGGATTGTTCCAGGTATAA
- a CDS encoding ATP-binding protein: MIIGHGKEKDIFRNILTGDKLHHAYIFSGREGSGKKMFARELARAVICAEQVFMEPCQCRHCKVAAASDHPDIHVLEESPVKIEVARRIAGDAFMSPLSARKKVYIIDNAHTFTKEAANAILKTLEEPPADTHFFLITDKYEQVLPTIRSRCINMRFSNLTNEEVEKVLLSQGVMNDMLPEIAAQASGSVSYAMFLLDNAEETGRFAPDRDKNSLFAEIHGLDTKEKIRAYCASMYAYMLVKYKESEDETLLDFSNYLLEILRRLEYNVSLDMFRMDLFIKTTEVLCEKS; encoded by the coding sequence ATGATAATCGGACACGGTAAAGAGAAGGATATTTTCAGGAATATCCTGACCGGAGACAAACTGCATCACGCATATATATTCAGCGGGCGTGAAGGGAGCGGGAAGAAGATGTTTGCTCGTGAGCTTGCAAGAGCTGTTATCTGTGCTGAGCAGGTTTTTATGGAACCCTGCCAGTGCAGACATTGTAAGGTCGCTGCTGCCTCTGATCACCCCGACATACATGTCCTGGAAGAGTCTCCGGTTAAGATAGAAGTCGCCAGACGGATAGCCGGCGATGCATTCATGAGCCCGCTGTCAGCCCGTAAGAAAGTGTATATTATAGATAATGCTCATACGTTTACGAAGGAAGCGGCGAACGCCATTCTTAAAACTCTGGAAGAACCCCCTGCTGATACTCATTTTTTTCTGATTACTGATAAGTATGAACAGGTTCTGCCGACGATACGTTCCAGATGCATAAACATGCGTTTTTCGAACCTTACTAATGAAGAAGTTGAAAAAGTGCTTTTATCTCAGGGAGTGATGAACGATATGCTGCCTGAAATCGCTGCACAGGCATCAGGCTCTGTCAGCTACGCCATGTTTCTGCTGGATAATGCAGAAGAGACAGGTCGGTTTGCTCCGGACAGAGACAAAAATTCACTATTTGCTGAGATACATGGGCTGGACACAAAAGAGAAGATACGTGCGTATTGTGCATCAATGTATGCCTATATGCTTGTAAAATATAAAGAATCTGAAGATGAAACTCTACTGGACTTTTCTAACTATTTGCTGGAAATTTTGAGGCGGCTTGAGTATAATGTCAGTTTAGACATGTTCAGGATGGATCTGTTCATAAAAACAACTGAGGTACTTTGTGAAAAAAGTTAA